A single genomic interval of Musa acuminata AAA Group cultivar baxijiao chromosome BXJ3-4, Cavendish_Baxijiao_AAA, whole genome shotgun sequence harbors:
- the LOC135635450 gene encoding plant cysteine oxidase 3-like isoform X3 — protein MARGSSVQALYELCKKTFSPSAAASSPPPTSAIRKIAALLDTISPVEVGLKADDLEDERGHGFFGSSIYKHSTRVARWAQPITYLHIYECNSFSIGIFCLPTSSVIPLHDHPGMTVLSKVLYGSMHVKSYDWIEPACSTRSNKPDDFPVTLAKLHMDTVLTAPCPTTVLFPRSGGNLHCFTAVTSCAVLDVLAPPYSEEAGRCCTYYHDYPYSTFTPVSRILVNENEDEYAWLEAIEAPDDLHMRSGRYTGPAVQDHAL, from the exons ATGGCGAGGGGCTCGTCAGTGCAGGCGCTCTACGAGCTCTGCAAAAAGACCTTCTCGCCTTCTGCCGccgcttcctctcctcctcccacCTCCGCCATCCGAAAGATAGCTGCCCTCTTGG ATACAATCAGTCCAGTGGAAGTCGGACTCAAAGCTGATGATCTGGAGGATGAAAGGGGTCATGGCTTTTTTGGCTCAAGCATATATAAACATTCAACCAGGGTAGCTCGATGGGCTCAACCGATAACATACTTGCATATATATGAGTGCAATAGTTTTTCG ATTGGTATATTCTGCTTGCCCACTTCATCTGTTATTCCACTTCATGACCATCCTGGGATGACTGTGTTAAGTAAGGTTCTATATGGTTCTATGCATGTGAAGTCATATGATTGGATAGAGCCTGCCTGCTCGACGCGAAGTAACAAGCCAGATGACTTTCCTG TAACATTGGCAAAATTACACATGGACACTgttctgacagcaccatgtccaACCACTGTTCTATTCCCAAGAAGTGGTGGCAACTTGCATTGTTTCACTGCAGTGACTTCTTGTGCTGTTCTTGATGTCTTGGCTCCACCATATTCTGAGGAAGCAGGACGGTGTTGTACCTATTACCATGATTACCCATACTCCACTTTCA CACCTGTGAGTAGAATTTTAGTGAATGAGAATGAAGATGAATATGCATGGCTTGAGGCTATAGAAGCTCCAGATGATCTTCACATGCGTTCAGGCAGATATACTGGACCAGCTGTACAG GATCATGCACTGTAG
- the LOC135635450 gene encoding plant cysteine oxidase 3-like isoform X2: MARGSSVQALYELCKKTFSPSAAASSPPPTSAIRKIAALLDTISPVEVGLKADDLEDERGHGFFGSSIYKHSTRVARWAQPITYLHIYECNSFSIGIFCLPTSSVIPLHDHPGMTVLSKVLYGSMHVKSYDWIEPACSTRSNKPDDFPVTLAKLHMDTVLTAPCPTTVLFPRSGGNLHCFTAVTSCAVLDVLAPPYSEEAGRCCTYYHDYPYSTFTPVSRILVNENEDEYAWLEAIEAPDDLHMRSGRYTGPAVQEESWFPGSCTVV; this comes from the exons ATGGCGAGGGGCTCGTCAGTGCAGGCGCTCTACGAGCTCTGCAAAAAGACCTTCTCGCCTTCTGCCGccgcttcctctcctcctcccacCTCCGCCATCCGAAAGATAGCTGCCCTCTTGG ATACAATCAGTCCAGTGGAAGTCGGACTCAAAGCTGATGATCTGGAGGATGAAAGGGGTCATGGCTTTTTTGGCTCAAGCATATATAAACATTCAACCAGGGTAGCTCGATGGGCTCAACCGATAACATACTTGCATATATATGAGTGCAATAGTTTTTCG ATTGGTATATTCTGCTTGCCCACTTCATCTGTTATTCCACTTCATGACCATCCTGGGATGACTGTGTTAAGTAAGGTTCTATATGGTTCTATGCATGTGAAGTCATATGATTGGATAGAGCCTGCCTGCTCGACGCGAAGTAACAAGCCAGATGACTTTCCTG TAACATTGGCAAAATTACACATGGACACTgttctgacagcaccatgtccaACCACTGTTCTATTCCCAAGAAGTGGTGGCAACTTGCATTGTTTCACTGCAGTGACTTCTTGTGCTGTTCTTGATGTCTTGGCTCCACCATATTCTGAGGAAGCAGGACGGTGTTGTACCTATTACCATGATTACCCATACTCCACTTTCA CACCTGTGAGTAGAATTTTAGTGAATGAGAATGAAGATGAATATGCATGGCTTGAGGCTATAGAAGCTCCAGATGATCTTCACATGCGTTCAGGCAGATATACTGGACCAGCTGTACAG GAAGAGTCATGGTTTCCAGGATCATGCACTGTAGTCTGA
- the LOC135635450 gene encoding plant cysteine oxidase 3-like isoform X1: MARGSSVQALYELCKKTFSPSAAASSPPPTSAIRKIAALLDTISPVEVGLKADDLEDERGHGFFGSSIYKHSTRVARWAQPITYLHIYECNSFSIGIFCLPTSSVIPLHDHPGMTVLSKVLYGSMHVKSYDWIEPACSTRSNKPDDFPVTLAKLHMDTVLTAPCPTTVLFPRSGGNLHCFTAVTSCAVLDVLAPPYSEEAGRCCTYYHDYPYSTFTPVSRILVNENEDEYAWLEAIEAPDDLHMRSGRYTGPAVQFLTTGRVMVSRIMHCSLKYPFLVHIKLQ; the protein is encoded by the exons ATGGCGAGGGGCTCGTCAGTGCAGGCGCTCTACGAGCTCTGCAAAAAGACCTTCTCGCCTTCTGCCGccgcttcctctcctcctcccacCTCCGCCATCCGAAAGATAGCTGCCCTCTTGG ATACAATCAGTCCAGTGGAAGTCGGACTCAAAGCTGATGATCTGGAGGATGAAAGGGGTCATGGCTTTTTTGGCTCAAGCATATATAAACATTCAACCAGGGTAGCTCGATGGGCTCAACCGATAACATACTTGCATATATATGAGTGCAATAGTTTTTCG ATTGGTATATTCTGCTTGCCCACTTCATCTGTTATTCCACTTCATGACCATCCTGGGATGACTGTGTTAAGTAAGGTTCTATATGGTTCTATGCATGTGAAGTCATATGATTGGATAGAGCCTGCCTGCTCGACGCGAAGTAACAAGCCAGATGACTTTCCTG TAACATTGGCAAAATTACACATGGACACTgttctgacagcaccatgtccaACCACTGTTCTATTCCCAAGAAGTGGTGGCAACTTGCATTGTTTCACTGCAGTGACTTCTTGTGCTGTTCTTGATGTCTTGGCTCCACCATATTCTGAGGAAGCAGGACGGTGTTGTACCTATTACCATGATTACCCATACTCCACTTTCA CACCTGTGAGTAGAATTTTAGTGAATGAGAATGAAGATGAATATGCATGGCTTGAGGCTATAGAAGCTCCAGATGATCTTCACATGCGTTCAGGCAGATATACTGGACCAGCTGTACAG TTCCTAACAACAGGAAGAGTCATGGTTTCCAGGATCATGCACTGTAGTCTGAAGTATCCCTTCTTGGTGCACATCAAGCTACAGTGA